The Sporosarcina sp. FSL W7-1349 genome contains the following window.
TCTCTTTACGTTCGTCTGTAATCGTATAGCCGTTCCAGATCAAATCAATCCGACCACTGGCCAACTCAGTTTCCTTCGTCTTCCAATCGATTGGCTGGAATTTCGCCTCCATGCCCATATGCTCGGCTGCCGCTCTTGCATAGTCGATATCAAAGCCGACAATTTCGTTTTTCTCGTCACGGAAGCCCATTGGTGCAAATTTATCATCGATACCAATAATGATTGTTTCTTTCTCAGCCTTATCTTCGCCTTCAGTAGCTGTGTCCGTTGTTCCAGATGTGGAGTCAGTTTTGTCTTCCTCCGTCTTGGACGTCCCACAGGCCGAGATAAGTGCTAATATACCCACCATCATCAGTAGACCAAATGCAAATCGTTTCATCGTACTGTTTCCCCTTCCATCTATCTATGTATGCTACATGCAATACTTTAGTACGTTAACACTCTATAAGGATAACATGGTTAGTACGAAAATAAAACCCCGAAGTGTGAACAACAAAAGGCGCCAAGTAAAGAAACAATCTTCCGACTGTTCCTGCACTTGGCCCCTATGGATAGCAGCCCCCAAAGCATTACCAGACGACCCGTTGGCGACGTTTATATACTTTACTATTGCGGTAATCTTTTTCGTCTTCTTTGCCAATTCCCAAGTAATGTTCACGAACTTCTTCATTGGACAACAGATCCTCGGCATTGCCCTGCATGACGACACGACCGCCTTCCATTATGTAGCCGTAATCGGCAATGCCAAGTGCCACATTGGCATTCTGTTCAACTACCAGAATGGACATGCCTTCCTCTTTATTGATCTGCTTAATGTTTTGGAAGATTTCCTGTACGAGCAATGGCGCGATTCCAAGGGATGGTTCATCCAGCAAAAGGAGCTTCGGCTTAGCCATCAGACCTCTTCCGATCGCCAACATTTGCTGTTCTCCACCTGAAAGGAAACCGGCTTTACGGCCTTGCAGCATCTTTAACTTCGGAAAATACTCATAGATCTGGTTGATATCCCTTTTAATGTTGGAACGGTCCTTTCGCGTATAAGCTCCAGCAATCAGATTTTCCTCAACCGTCAAGTCTTTGAAGACGCGTCTTCCTTCCATACTGAGAAAGATGCCGCTCCGGACAATGACATCGGGTGTCGTATTCCCGATATTTTTACCAAGAAATTCAATGGACCCATCAGTGATCAGTCCACCCTCCCCTGCTAAAAGACCGGAAATGGCTTTCAAAGTCGTCGATTTTCCGGCACCGTTACTCCCCAGCAACGCAACAATCTTTCCTTCTGGAACATGAAGCGACATCCCTTTAAGCGCTAAAATGATTTTGTCATAAACCGCCTCAATATTATTTACATGGAGCATCGAACTTCTCCTCCCCGATCAAATACACTTCTTGTATTTGTGAATGATACCTTACAGAAAAGGACAAACGGGAAATCGCATGGAAAAATCCGATGCTTCTCCCGTCTGAGTCCCTTTATAAGCGGGAAATCCCGCCGAATGTCAATTAGTCATTATGGCTAATGTATTCAGTGAGCTGTTCCCACTTACCGTTTTTAACGATTCCAAGGCGAGTCTTATCTGTACCTGCGTGGTTATCAGCACTGAAAGTAACAGGTGCACCAAGGCCGCCAAGATCTAGGTCAGTCAAAGTTTCCAAACCGGCACGGATCGCTTCACCATCAAGCTCCCCATCCGTCTGTTTAGCAGCTGCTTCGATACCGGCAGCCATGATTTTCGCTGTAGTCCATCCTTGTACGAACTTTTGGTCGATGTCTTCTAGCGTTTTTCCTTCCCCTTTAAGATACTCTTCGATTTCAGCCATTCCAGGGAAGTCCTCATATGGCATTGCATGTGAAAGGATACCCATGTAACCTTCTGCAATGTCCGCGCCTACAATATCAATAACTCCTTCACCGGATGCCCAGTTCAAACCGAAAAATTGCGTATCGATATCGAGTGTTTTGGCATCCCGAAGAATAGTGGAAGTAGCAGCCCAAGTTTGTTGGATGATCGCATAATCAGGATTTTTCTTCTCCATGTTCAACAATTGAGATTGCGCTTCTGTCGCCTGTACGTCGATTACTTGCTCGTCAACTACTTCAACACCGATTTCAGCTGCATACGCCTTAATATCTTCAACTGGAGAACGCCCGAATGCAGTGTCATTGTATAGTAATGCAAGGGTCGGATTGTCCCCTTCGTGATTTTCCTTGATCCACTTGACAATCGTACGGCCTTGGTCAGAATAAGATGCCGCTGTTAAGAAGTTATACGGACTTTCTTCAAGATCTTTCAAGTTTTCCGAATAAGAAGCGGAGAAGTATGGAAGTTTATCGTTTGCTACTTGCTGACGAAGTGCTTCCGTATCTCCAGTTCCCCACCCAAGAACTGCAGAAACCTTCTCTTTGTCACGAAGCTGCTGATAGATTTTTTGTGCTTCCGGAATTGCATAAGCATAGTCTTTTCCGTTTAGTTCAATGGAAACCCCTTCAATGCCGCCTGTTTTTTCCAAATGTTTAAAGAATGCTTGCTCACCTTCAGCGAATGGTGTTCCAACGTCGCCTGTACCTCCTGTAAGGTCGAACAAACCACCAACAACAACTTTACGTTTCTCGCCTGAGCTGGCAGATTCGCCGTCATTGCCGCTTGTGGATGCGCCTTCTGCCGGCCCGTCAGTTGTCGTTGTTTTCCCCGCATCATCCCCGCCGCCGCAAGCCGCAAGGATTAAGAGCATCATCAAACCGACCAATAAAGCTAAAAATTTATTCCTGCTCTTCATATCAAATTCCCCCTTTTTTTGTATGGAAAGAAACCTATGAACATATACATGTCCGGTTTCGAGTTCCCGCCCCTAATACGAAAATGGCCACAATCTGAAATACTTTTTAATATTCAACCATATATGCGCTAATCCGCCTGGTTCGAAAATAAGGAAAAGGATAATCACGGCTCCGAATACGAACTCTTTTAAAGAGGAGAAAAGCTGATACAGATCGGGCATGATGCCAGCCAGGACATCAACAAGCAAACTTAGCAAAACCGGTAATAATGTGATGAATACTGCCCCGAAGATGGAACCAATAATACTGCCAAGCCCACCGATCAGGATCATAGCCAAATATTCAATGGACACATGGAAGCTATACAATTCAGGGCTCACGATCATCGTGTAATGCGCCAATAAGGCCCCGGCAATGCCGACGAAGAAGGAGCTGATGGCAAATGCCATAACTTTGTATTTAAATAGGTTGATCCCCATGATCTGTGCAGCGATATCCCGTTCATGGACCGCCAAGAAAGCGCGTCCCGTCCTAGACCGAAACAGGTTTGTCGCATAAAGGACAGTCAACAATAAGATGACGACGCATAAGTAGTAATAGGCGGTATTACTGGAAAGAGAAAATTCGCCTATTGACGGGCGGCTAAGAACTAACCCAGCCGTTCCTCCTGTGAGACTATCCCATCGACTGATGACAAATAGGATAATGACTTGCGCTGCCAATGTTGCAATGGCCAAATAGAGTCCTTTTAGACGGAGCGATGGAATGCCGAACAACCCGCCGACAACCGCTGTGACAATACCCGCCAATGGTAAAGCGATCCAGAAGCTCAGTCCCAATGTGGATGTCAGGATTGCCGAAGTATAACCACCCACTCCGAGGAAAGCACCTACCCCGATGGAGATTTGACCCGTATATCCTGTCAGAAGATTGAGGCCGATTGCACCAACTGATGCAATCGCACATAACGTCAACAATCCGACCCAATAACTGGACGTGAAAAGAGGTACAGCCAGAACGAGCAGCACGATGACTGCCCATTTGATTTTGACCGACGTTGTCCCAAACATTTTCATATCTTCTTTATATGATGTTTTATATTTCCCACTATTCATTGCAAATGGATTACGCACGAGCTCACACCCTTTCTATTCCCCGTCTGCCGAACAATCCGTATGGTTTGATCATCAAAATGAGGAGGACGATGATAAATGGCACAACCTCTTTCAGACCCCCACCGATAAGCGGATCCAAATATCCTCCAGCCAAACTTTGCAAGACTCCGATGATGAATCCGCCGACAATGGCCCCCAGCACACTGTCGAGACCTCCCAAGATGACAACCGGCAAAACGGTTAGGCCAATTGAAGCCATCGTAGGGCTCAGCCCGTTAATGTTTCCTAATAGGATACCACCGACCGCCGCAACGACTGCCGCAATCGCCCAAGTAGTAGCATAGACATATTTGACGCTAATCCCCATCGACATTGCCGCTTGCTGATCATCAGCTACTGCACGCATGGCGATTCCCATTTTGGAGAATTTGAAGAACAGTGAAAATATGGTTAGCAAGACGATTACAACGATAAACGACCACAAGTAAACCGGTGTTATAATGATGCCGCCAAATTTAAGCGGCGTAGGTGGAAATACTTGAGGGAAAGTTCTTGTCTGATGCCCCCAAATCATGTGCACGGCTCCCCCCAATAGACTGGATAATCCAATGGTCGCCATAATGACAGAAATGACCGGTGCATTCATCAATGGCCGAACTACAAGCCTTTCCACAACTAACCCAAGTAGAGCACTGAAAACCAAAGTAATTGCCACTGCAATTATGAAAGGCACTTTATAAGCTGTCATAAGAATCAAGCAAATGTAAGACCCGATAATGACGAACTCCCCGTTCGCCAGATTCAACGCATCGCTCGCCCGATAGATGAGGACGAAACCCAGTGCCACAAGTCCATAAATACTGCCTACAACGATTCCGGTGACAAGCATTTGAATGAAAAACGTCATATGTTACGCCACCTCCTGCTCAAGTTTCAACTGAATGACTTGAAGACTGATTTCCTCTACATTGTCCAGATCCGACTCGGTCATCATCACTTCATGGCTGTCCGAATACATTCCGTCAATGAGCGATCTGTACTTGTCTTCAATAAATTTCCGTCTCACTTTCAACGTACGAGTGAGCTCACCGTCATTCGCATTGAATTGCTTGTGAAGGATAGCGAATTTCTTAACCCTCGCCTCAGGCGGAACTTTACTCATCAATTTGGTCACTTCTTGTTCGATGAAATCGACAACTTGCGGATGTCTCGACAAGTCGGAGTATTCCGTATAGATGATGCGGTTTTTATCCGCCCATCGACCCACGCTGTTCATATCGACATTCAATATTGCCGTCATATATGGTCTGTCTTTCCCGTAGCAGACCGCCTCTTGGATGTAAGGGCTTGATTTCAATGTGTTCTCAACAATTCTCGGATAAATTGTATTCCCATTCGGTGCTGTGACTATATCCTCCTGTCTATCCAGGATATACAAATGACCGTCGTCGTCCATCCGACCGCAATCACCAATGGAAATCCATCCGTCTACGACCAACTTCCGATCCTCTTCGTTTAAATACTGGGAAAAGATTGCAGGATTCTTAACGAAGATATCCCCATTCTCCTCGACCCGCACTTCCGTATTCGGAAGAGGAATACCTGTACTTCCCGCCCGGATGTCATCGTCGTGGTGAACGAATGCAATACCGGCAAATTCGGTTCCACCATACGTCTGTTTCAAATTCAGTCCGATACTATGGTAGAAGTGAAATGCGTCCGGTTGCAGGGCAGCCCCCGCCACATATGCGCGCCTCGTTCTGGATAAGCCCAAGTGGTCACGGATTGCACTGAAGACAAGGAAGTCACCAAGCTTATACATGAACTGGTCGCCACCAGAAGGCTTCCGGTTATTCAGCTTCGCTTCGGCAACCCGGTCCCCATACTTTTTGAACAGATTGAAGACTTTCTTTTTGAACCAGGTCGACCCTTCCATACGGATTGTGAAATTGGACATGAGCGTCTGATAGACCCGTGGAGGCGCCATCAAAGTCTGTGGTCCGATTTCTCTAAGGTCCCCGATGACCGTATGCGGCTTCTCAGGGAAATTGACGACCGTTCCAGTCAGTAGCGGTATGATCGTACTGAGCACTTTCTCATGGATCCACGAAAGTGGCAGAAAAGAGAAATAGTCGTCCTTTTTCGTCATCTTGTCAATCGCTATCAAACTTTCTGCCGCATTGATCAGATTATCATGGGTCAACATGACTCCTTTCGGATTGCCAGTCGTTGCTGCACTATAGGCAATGACTGCCATATCCTTTCCGAGCGACCGTTCAGTTTGAGTCCGAAAAAAGTCCGGCTGATCTTTTGTCAACAAGCTGCCTTGTTCCAATAACTCGTCAAAGTCGACCAGCTTCGGATGTTTGTAATAACGCATACCTTGTGGATTGTAGTAAATGATGTGCTCCACCAATGGAATTTGCTCTTCGATTTCAAGAAGCTTGTCCACTTGCTCTTGGTCTTCAACGATGACAATACGAGCCTTACAATCATTCAGATAATAGACAATTTGCTCCGGTAATGACTCTTGGTAAATCCCGACTGAAATACCATCCAATACTTGAGTAGCCATTTGTGAAAAGAGCCATTGAGGTTTGTTCTCTCCAATGATTGCTAGTATCTCGCCTTTTTTAAATTGAAACCGATCTGATGATAAGGCGAGCGCAAGTTGCTCGACTTTTTCATAATACTCCCCCCAGGTGATTTCGTTCCATATCCCGAGGTACTTCTGCCTGAGCGCGACTTCATTCTTTTCTTTAGCCGCCCGTTCAGCTAAAAGTCCAGGCAATGTTCTTTCTAATCCCATCGCATGTCAACCCCTTTAAATAACGTTTTCTTCCCCAATGTATGCTTTAATGACGTCCGGATTTTTCTGGATTTCCTCAGGTGTCCCGAAGCCAATACGTTTTCCGAAATCCAAGACGGCAATATGGTCAGAAAGACTCATTACAATCCCCAGATCGTGCTCAATCAAGACAACGGTAGCGTTCATGACCTCATGCATATCTAATATGAAACGTGCCATCAGGTCCTTCTCCGCATTATTCATCCCTGCCATCGGCTCGTCCAACAGAATCAGTTCAGGGCCTAATGCCAAGGCCCTCCCCACCTCAACCCGCTTCTGCAATCCATATGGCAGCGTTCCGACAGGCGTATGCCGAATGTCCTGAAGCTCCAGAAACTCGATTACTTCTTCCACTTTACGTCGATGTGCGATCTCCTCATTCGATGCTTTTCCCACGAAGAAGCCCCCGGTAATCGGTCCTGAATTCATCAGCGTATGCCGACCTAACTTCAAGTTATCGAGCACAGACATCTGTGCAAACAGTGCAATGTTCTGGAAAGCCCGGGCAATGCCCAATGTTGTGCGCATATACGGTTTCATATTTATAATCTCTTGGCCTTTGAACCGTATGGATCCGCTGGTCGGCTGGTAAAGCCCACTGATGCAGTTCAACATACTTGTCTTCCCAGCACCATTCGGCCCAATCAGCGAGAAAATCTCCCCTTCTTCAATATGATACGTAACGCTATCTAGTGCTTTTACACCCCCAAATTGTAAAGACACATTTTCTATTTCTAGTATAGGTCCCACATTGAATCCCCCTCTTCCCGTCCACAACTAATTGTAAGCGTTGTCATGATTCTACAGAGAACTAGATAATTTGTCAATGCACTTTTCGTAATTTTACGAAAGTTATAAAGTATAAGAATCGGAATTATTAAAATTAATTATATTAGTATAGAAATAAACGGAATTGAATGTGGTTTCTCCTAATTACTTCGCAGTTCCTTATAACTTAAGACTGTTAAAAATGCCATTATATTAACATTTATCGCCATACCAAACAATTAGCTCCGCCATTTCTCCTCCATGAACGAACCAAAAAATGTTATCCATACTTAATAATCCTTATCCTATAACAGTTTTTCTTTTTTCACTTTGTTTCATATACAAGAAAAAACCATTGCGGTAAATTTCTCTACCTGCAATGGTTTTAATTCGACAATTTTTTTATTTCCGAGGCTTTATAAAATTCTGCTCATATTGAAATCGATCAATTACTCATAGCATATTTATATGCGCCGATTATCCCTCTACTCGGGTTGCGCACCTGCAAAACAATTTTTTTACATAAAATCGTTTCCTATATAATAGCCGGATTGCATGTCACTCAGACGCCACATAATATCTGCCCTTAAAAGCTTGCTGCAAAGAGCTGAACGTTTCCACTTGCGAAAAGTCAAGTCCCAATTGAATAGCAGTTTGGGCAATTTCCGGGCGAATTCCGGTTATCGTCGAATGAATACCTAAAAGTTTCAAGACTTGCGTAATCTGAAAGATTTGATGAGCCACCATCGTATCGATGATCTTGACGCCCGACAAGTCGATGAATAGATGACGGACACCTACCGTTACGCATTTATTGGGAAGATAGTCCATGAAAGCCTGAGCGCGCATCGTGTCGATATCTCCGATCAATGGCAAAATCCCGACAGTATCGTCAATTTTTATGACGGGAGTCCATAGCTCCTCAATCAGACTTTGCTGTGCCATGAATCTCTTATCAATGATGGCGTGATACATCTCCGCAAATTGAACGTTCAGCTCGTCAAATGCAATATGGATCAGATCTCCCCAATGAATGATATCTTCCAGATCTACTTCATTCTTTTTCAAAGAAGCAAACCGTTGCACGAAGGTCCAGAAGGTATGCCTGACATTGCTCAAAGCATCCAACACTTCATGGATTGGCGTATTGCTATTCACCCGGCTCTCCGCCACAATGGCTGCCCAGCTCTTCTTATTGTTCTCAAACTCCTCTTTATTGTCCAAAAGACTGCTGGCTATTGTAATGTTCGTCAATCGGTTCTGCTCCCGAAGCAGAACCTCCGTTGAGCGGTCGGCATCAATCGAGTAAATCGATCCTTCTTTCTCATCCCGGTACGTGAGCCACTCATCTGTAATTGCTTCCAAATTATCAATTAAATATTCATGAAGTTGTACATCCATACCACTCAACTCGTCTTCCACCTTCCATCCATTTTTAAAAAATGGGTTGGTTTATTCAAATACTTCTAGGTGTCTTCACGTCGATGCTGTCAATGAAACTGAAGAATACAAACAAGCAAGAAGCAGAGGTTCCCTGCCTGCTAAAGTTTTGATACTCATTATAGCACAACTTTTATAGGCTCAAAGATTTGTTTTTTCATCACGGAATAGATATTTACTCATAAGCAATATTCTATAATGAATAGACAGAATAAGCCAAGAGACTCATCCATAGTAGGCTGTATCTATTGAACTAAAATTTAAAAACAGATTTCCCACCGATGATTTCCGTTCCGCGCGGGAGTCGCCGCCGTCCACTCCAAGCAACTGAAACCGCTCACTACAAATCATGTGTCCATCCTATATAAGTGAGAATCAAAAAAAGACAGGAGAAATAATTCCCCTGCCTCAGGATACAACGAGTTCCATTGTATGTTTGCTGATGATTTCTTGGATTTCCGAGCCATCCAATGTCTCTTTATGATAAAGCTCTTCCACCAGTGTTTCAAAGGCTTGGGCATTCTCTTGAATCAATGCTTCCGTTTTACGAAGTGCTTCATTAAAGAGGGATTGCATCTTCACTTCTTTTTCGCCCTTGCTGAAGGTCAATGTGAAACCGTCTTGGAAAAGGCCGGTATCGACCATTCTCTCCAGTATATCCTTCGCTTGCTGGACGTCGCCGCTAACCCCGATGCTGTGCTCGCCGAGGTATAACCGTTCCGCAACTCCTCCTGCGAGAATCATGCTCACCTGATCCAACAATTCACTCGCGGTTTGCAAATGGAGCTCCTTCTGGATTGGAGCCACATAGCCTAGCGCTTGTCCACGGGGGATAATCGTCGCTTTCCGGACCGAATTCGGTTTCGTCAAGGCTGCAATTAGCGCATGGCCTGATTCATGGATCGCAACACGACGCTTCGTTTCCGGATCGTTCAAAGATCGGGACGTGCTCCCTAAAATGGTCCGGTCAATAGCGAAATCCAAGTCATGCTTATCGATCTCTTCCCGTCCATCCCGGATTGCCCTGCGGCTCGCCATTTCAAATAAAGAACTTAATTCGGCACCGGAAAAACCGGATGTGCTTTCCGCCAAGGCATCCAGCGAAGCAAACACATTCGCAGCCAACCGTTTGCCGCGCGTATGGATGTCGATGATTTCCCTTCTGCCCATCATATCCGGCAATGGGACTTGGAAGGAAAAGTCAATCCGCCCCGGACGAAGGAAAGCTTCGTCCAACATGTCTTTCCGGTTGGTCGCCGCGATGAACAGGATACCATCATTGTCATTGCCTCCGTCCAATTGAACGAGCAATTCCGTTAACGTTTTTTCCGTTTCTTCCCCGCCGTGCTGTTTTCGGCGGCCTGCCAGTGCATCCACTTCATCAATGAAGATGACGGCAGGATGCTGCTTCCTCGCATTTTGGAAAAGGGTGCGGACGCGGGATGCTCCGACGCCGACGAACAGCTCAGTGAAAGCTGCTCCACTAGCCGAGAAGAAGGTGGCTCCGATTTCATTGGCAATCGCTTGCGCCAACAACGTTTTCCCGGTTCCCGGAGGTCCATATAAAAGGATGCCTTTCGGAGGTTTGATACCGACTTTTTCAGAACGTTTCGGATCTTTGACAATTTCCAACGTTTGTAAGATCTCTTCTTTCATTTCTGTCGGGATGCCCCCGATATCTTCCATTGTAATGTCAGGCAGAGGGGTCTCTTTTGAAGTGCTGTTCTTCATAGAAGACGCACCGACTCCCAACTTCCCTTTCTTATGAAGGATGAAAAAAGTGACCAGCGATAGGATGATCAACCCTCCGAGGATCAATCCGCCTGTTTGGCCGGAGCCGCTATATTTATATGAAACATTATATTTTTGAACCAGTTGTTCGACTAATTCGCTTTGCGGTCTGACTTGTGTGACGTACAAACCATCATCCGTCTTCAAGTACAGTGTACCGTCCGCCTTTTCTTTCAGGGACATCGGTTTCCCGTGCTGAGCCGCAATCGTCTGCTCCATCTGGGA
Protein-coding sequences here:
- a CDS encoding ABC transporter ATP-binding protein codes for the protein MLHVNNIEAVYDKIILALKGMSLHVPEGKIVALLGSNGAGKSTTLKAISGLLAGEGGLITDGSIEFLGKNIGNTTPDVIVRSGIFLSMEGRRVFKDLTVEENLIAGAYTRKDRSNIKRDINQIYEYFPKLKMLQGRKAGFLSGGEQQMLAIGRGLMAKPKLLLLDEPSLGIAPLLVQEIFQNIKQINKEEGMSILVVEQNANVALGIADYGYIMEGGRVVMQGNAEDLLSNEEVREHYLGIGKEDEKDYRNSKVYKRRQRVVW
- a CDS encoding branched-chain amino acid ABC transporter permease, yielding MRNPFAMNSGKYKTSYKEDMKMFGTTSVKIKWAVIVLLVLAVPLFTSSYWVGLLTLCAIASVGAIGLNLLTGYTGQISIGVGAFLGVGGYTSAILTSTLGLSFWIALPLAGIVTAVVGGLFGIPSLRLKGLYLAIATLAAQVIILFVISRWDSLTGGTAGLVLSRPSIGEFSLSSNTAYYYLCVVILLLTVLYATNLFRSRTGRAFLAVHERDIAAQIMGINLFKYKVMAFAISSFFVGIAGALLAHYTMIVSPELYSFHVSIEYLAMILIGGLGSIIGSIFGAVFITLLPVLLSLLVDVLAGIMPDLYQLFSSLKEFVFGAVIILFLIFEPGGLAHIWLNIKKYFRLWPFSY
- a CDS encoding ABC transporter ATP-binding protein, with the protein product MGPILEIENVSLQFGGVKALDSVTYHIEEGEIFSLIGPNGAGKTSMLNCISGLYQPTSGSIRFKGQEIINMKPYMRTTLGIARAFQNIALFAQMSVLDNLKLGRHTLMNSGPITGGFFVGKASNEEIAHRRKVEEVIEFLELQDIRHTPVGTLPYGLQKRVEVGRALALGPELILLDEPMAGMNNAEKDLMARFILDMHEVMNATVVLIEHDLGIVMSLSDHIAVLDFGKRIGFGTPEEIQKNPDVIKAYIGEENVI
- a CDS encoding AAA family ATPase, encoding MKPISKFATKIVVLALLVIGTVTTAGWYLFGATEGTSISFSQMEQTIAAQHGKPMSLKEKADGTLYLKTDDGLYVTQVRPQSELVEQLVQKYNVSYKYSGSGQTGGLILGGLIILSLVTFFILHKKGKLGVGASSMKNSTSKETPLPDITMEDIGGIPTEMKEEILQTLEIVKDPKRSEKVGIKPPKGILLYGPPGTGKTLLAQAIANEIGATFFSASGAAFTELFVGVGASRVRTLFQNARKQHPAVIFIDEVDALAGRRKQHGGEETEKTLTELLVQLDGGNDNDGILFIAATNRKDMLDEAFLRPGRIDFSFQVPLPDMMGRREIIDIHTRGKRLAANVFASLDALAESTSGFSGAELSSLFEMASRRAIRDGREEIDKHDLDFAIDRTILGSTSRSLNDPETKRRVAIHESGHALIAALTKPNSVRKATIIPRGQALGYVAPIQKELHLQTASELLDQVSMILAGGVAERLYLGEHSIGVSGDVQQAKDILERMVDTGLFQDGFTLTFSKGEKEVKMQSLFNEALRKTEALIQENAQAFETLVEELYHKETLDGSEIQEIISKHTMELVVS
- a CDS encoding ABC transporter substrate-binding protein, giving the protein MKSRNKFLALLVGLMMLLILAACGGGDDAGKTTTTDGPAEGASTSGNDGESASSGEKRKVVVGGLFDLTGGTGDVGTPFAEGEQAFFKHLEKTGGIEGVSIELNGKDYAYAIPEAQKIYQQLRDKEKVSAVLGWGTGDTEALRQQVANDKLPYFSASYSENLKDLEESPYNFLTAASYSDQGRTIVKWIKENHEGDNPTLALLYNDTAFGRSPVEDIKAYAAEIGVEVVDEQVIDVQATEAQSQLLNMEKKNPDYAIIQQTWAATSTILRDAKTLDIDTQFFGLNWASGEGVIDIVGADIAEGYMGILSHAMPYEDFPGMAEIEEYLKGEGKTLEDIDQKFVQGWTTAKIMAAGIEAAAKQTDGELDGEAIRAGLETLTDLDLGGLGAPVTFSADNHAGTDKTRLGIVKNGKWEQLTEYISHND
- a CDS encoding branched-chain amino acid ABC transporter permease yields the protein MTFFIQMLVTGIVVGSIYGLVALGFVLIYRASDALNLANGEFVIIGSYICLILMTAYKVPFIIAVAITLVFSALLGLVVERLVVRPLMNAPVISVIMATIGLSSLLGGAVHMIWGHQTRTFPQVFPPTPLKFGGIIITPVYLWSFIVVIVLLTIFSLFFKFSKMGIAMRAVADDQQAAMSMGISVKYVYATTWAIAAVVAAVGGILLGNINGLSPTMASIGLTVLPVVILGGLDSVLGAIVGGFIIGVLQSLAGGYLDPLIGGGLKEVVPFIIVLLILMIKPYGLFGRRGIERV
- a CDS encoding STAS domain-containing protein, which produces MDVQLHEYLIDNLEAITDEWLTYRDEKEGSIYSIDADRSTEVLLREQNRLTNITIASSLLDNKEEFENNKKSWAAIVAESRVNSNTPIHEVLDALSNVRHTFWTFVQRFASLKKNEVDLEDIIHWGDLIHIAFDELNVQFAEMYHAIIDKRFMAQQSLIEELWTPVIKIDDTVGILPLIGDIDTMRAQAFMDYLPNKCVTVGVRHLFIDLSGVKIIDTMVAHQIFQITQVLKLLGIHSTITGIRPEIAQTAIQLGLDFSQVETFSSLQQAFKGRYYVASE
- a CDS encoding AMP-binding protein, translated to MGLERTLPGLLAERAAKEKNEVALRQKYLGIWNEITWGEYYEKVEQLALALSSDRFQFKKGEILAIIGENKPQWLFSQMATQVLDGISVGIYQESLPEQIVYYLNDCKARIVIVEDQEQVDKLLEIEEQIPLVEHIIYYNPQGMRYYKHPKLVDFDELLEQGSLLTKDQPDFFRTQTERSLGKDMAVIAYSAATTGNPKGVMLTHDNLINAAESLIAIDKMTKKDDYFSFLPLSWIHEKVLSTIIPLLTGTVVNFPEKPHTVIGDLREIGPQTLMAPPRVYQTLMSNFTIRMEGSTWFKKKVFNLFKKYGDRVAEAKLNNRKPSGGDQFMYKLGDFLVFSAIRDHLGLSRTRRAYVAGAALQPDAFHFYHSIGLNLKQTYGGTEFAGIAFVHHDDDIRAGSTGIPLPNTEVRVEENGDIFVKNPAIFSQYLNEEDRKLVVDGWISIGDCGRMDDDGHLYILDRQEDIVTAPNGNTIYPRIVENTLKSSPYIQEAVCYGKDRPYMTAILNVDMNSVGRWADKNRIIYTEYSDLSRHPQVVDFIEQEVTKLMSKVPPEARVKKFAILHKQFNANDGELTRTLKVRRKFIEDKYRSLIDGMYSDSHEVMMTESDLDNVEEISLQVIQLKLEQEVA